One genomic window of Elaeis guineensis isolate ETL-2024a chromosome 2, EG11, whole genome shotgun sequence includes the following:
- the LOC105037913 gene encoding acyl transferase 5 produces the protein MSFSVTKLAPALVGPCEPTPSANLPLSPIDRAPGMRHLIDLFLVFGSGQHPAKVVREALSRALVPYYPVAGRFVVSDNGELNVACTGDGVWFVEASANFSLQDVNNLERPFMIPKEELLPCPPPQVKQEDVLLTLQVTEFACGGYVVGIRFNHAIFDGIGVAQFLKAIAELAKGLAQPTVEPIWCREAIPDPPKLLPQGPPPVFKPLALEQSILDVSLDRIDQIKNQFTSETGQRCSKFDVVSALVWQCRTRATNLEPQVDVHLAFTVNTRRLLQEVLPKGEGYYGNCVYPMAITAPCEKIKIASIVEIVSLIREAKESVPTKFSKWVKGDPKEGPCLVPLEYGSLCVNDWSQVGFYEVDFGWGGPIQVAPLTEDDLVPWCILLKSAAPMQGVRLLLRCVLKEHLEAFRDQMMTLV, from the exons ATGAGTTTCTCCGTGACCAAGCTGGCTCCGGCCCTGGTTGGCCCTTGCGAGCCCACCCCTTCCGCCAACCTTCCCCTCTCGCCGATCGATCGGGCCCCAGGCATGAGGCACTTGATCGACCTGTTCCTCGTGTTTGGGTCCGGTCAGCACCCGGCAAAGGTCGTCAGGGAAGCTTTGTCCAGGGCTTTGGTCCCCTACTACCCCGTCGCCGGCCGGTTCGTGGTGTCCGACAATGGCGAGCTCAACGTGGCTTGCACCGGTGACGGCGTATGGTTCGTCGAGGCATCGGCAAATTTCAGCCTTCAGGATGTCAACAATCTCGAACGCCCCTTCATGATCCCAAAGGAAGAGCTCCTTCCATGTCCTCCACCTCAAGTCAAGCAAGAGGATGTGCTCTTAACTTTGCAG GTTACAGAATTCGCGTGCGGAGGATATGTAGTCGGCATCAGATTCAATCACGCAATCTTTGATGGAATTGGAGTAGCTCAATTTTTGAAAGCTATTGCGGAATTGGCCAAAGGTCTTGCACAGCCAACCGTCGAGCCAATCTGGTGCAGGGAGGCCATTCCAGACCCACCCAAGCTCCTCCCCCAGGGACCTCCACCAGTCTTCAAACCTTTAGCCTTGGAGCAGAGCATATTAGATGTATCCCTGGACCGTATCGACCAGATCAAGAACCAATTCACGAGCGAGACGGGCCAAAGATGCTCCAAATTCGACGTTGTGAGTGCGCTGGTGTGGCAGTGCCGAACGCGAGCGACTAATTTGGAGCCCCAAGTCGATGTCCACCTAGCTTTTACGGTGAACACCCGCCGCTTGTTGCAGGAGGTGTTGCCCAAGGGGGAAGGTTACTACGGCAACTGCGTCTATCCAATGGCAATTACGGCGCCATGTGAGAAGATTAAGATCGCATCCATTGTTGAGATCGTGAGCTTGATCAGAGAGGCTAAAGAGAGCGTGCCGACCAAGTTCTCCAAATGGGTGAAGGGAGACCCCAAGGAGGGGCCGTGTCTGGTGCCGCTGGAATACGGGTCGCTTTGCGTGAACGATTGGAGTCAGGTGGGGTTCTACGAGGTGGACTTTGGATGGGGTGGACCGATCCAGGTTGCTCCATTGACGGAGGATGACCTCGTCCCTTGGTGCATCTTGCTCAAGTCCGCTGCACCCATGCAAGGTGTGCGGTTGCTGTTGCGGTGCGTCCTCAAGGAACACTTGGAAGCATTCCGTGATCAAATGATGACCTTGGTCTAG